In Janthinobacterium sp. B9-8, the genomic stretch CCAGCACAGCTGGAATGGGCTTATGAGCGGCTTGTACAAGCTCAGCTGCAGCTGGGGAGTGGGCTACATGGGCAAATTGTGCTGGGGGCAGGGGCTTTGCCGGCGATGCCTAAAGCGGGCTTGAGTGTGACGGGCGGCTTGCCCGAGCTGAATTTGCAAAATTGGCTGGATTTGCGGGATGAGCTCAAAATCAATCAAAGCAATACTTCTGCGACCCCTATGACTATTGATTTGCGCTTCGCCCGTTTGGCGGCCTGGGGCAAGCGGTTGAATGATGTGCGTATTCGTGCGCAAGGGCAAAGTGATAGTCAGTGGAAGGGATCGCTGGATAGCCAGGAGCTTGCAGGGCAGTTTGATTGGCTGGGGCAGGATAAAGGTAAATTAAAAAGCCGACTGAGCAAGCTATGGTTGCCTTTTCAGACCTCTGGCGCCACTGCGCCTAGCTCGCCTTTGCAGTACTTACCTGCACTTGATCTGGAAGTCAGCGATTTTCGCTATAAAAACATTCAGCTGGGTAAGTTAGATGTTGACGCTGTGCAGCAAGGGGATAACTGGCGTTTAAATGGTGTAAATATCAGTAATCCGGATGGTAGGCTCAATATGAACGGTATTTGGGGCAAAGCGCCGGGCCGGATTAGCGGCCATTTTGCCATTGAAACCGAAAACCTTGGCAAATTACTCACTCGCTTGGGAGTGCCGGATACCATGCGCCGAGCGCCCGCCAAGCTCAGTGGTGATGTGGCTTGGGATGGTGAGTTGTTCCCCCCGGACTTATCCACTTTGCAAGGTAAATTGCGTGTTGATGTGGAGGCAGGGCAGTTTGCCAAAATTGATCCGGGCGTCGGGCGTTTATTGTCCATTCTTAGCCTGCAATCCTTGGCGCGCCGTGTGCAGCTTGATTTCAGGGATGTATTTTCTGAAGGTTTTGAGTTTGATTCAATCCGGGGAGACAGCGTGATTGATCGGGGCGTGGCGCGGACCGATAATCTGGTGATTGCAGGGCCTGCCGCACAAGTTTTATTTAGAGGGGATGCTAACTTTATGGCGGCCACACAAAATATGCGCGTACGGATTGTGCCAGTGATCGGCGATAGTGTAGCGGTGGCAACCACCATTATTAATCCTGTGATTGGCGTGGCTACATTTTTATTGCAACGGGTGTTTAAAGACCCGCTTGGCCAGTTAGTGGCTTATGAGTATGACATTACCGGCAGTATGCTCGATCCCCAAATTAAAAGCGTGAGCAGCCCTTTGTCACGTCTGCCCTTTACGAAAAAGTAATCGAGAAGATCATGAATAGTCTGGTTGCAGCAGCGATTCAAATGGTGTCCGGGCCTGAAGTCGCACACAACTTAGCCACCGCCGCACGTCTGGTTAAAGAGGCCGCGATGGCGGGGGCTCAGTTAATTGTATTGCCGGAATACTTTGCCATTATGGGCAAAAATGATAGCGATAAAGTAGCGGTTAAAGAAACGTTTGGTCATGGCCCTATCCAGGATTTTTTGGCCGCCTTGGCCAAAGAGCATGCGGTGTGGCTGGTTGGCGGCACGGTGCCTTTGGTTTGCCCCGATGAAACGCGGGTTAATAATAGCTGCCTTGCTTATTCGCCAGCGGGGGAGTGCGTGGCGCGTTACGACAAAATGCACTTGTTCGGCTTTGATAACGGCGTGGAGTGCTTTAGCGAGGCCAATACCATTTTGGCGGGGCTGCAGCCGGTGGCATTTGATACGCCCTTTGGCCGGGTGGGTTTATCGGTTTGTTACGATCTGCGCTTCCCCGAATTTTTTCGTGCCATGTTGCCGGTTGATTTCATTATTTTGCCTGCTGCGTTTACCCAGACTACCGGCGAGGCACACTGGGAAGTATTGCTTCGCGCTCGCGCGATCGAAAATCAATGCTATGTGATTGCCTCAGGGCAAGGCGGCGAGCACATCACTGGTCGCCATACCTTTGGCCACAGCATGCTGATCGATCCCTGGGGCAAGGTTTTGGCCTGCCAAGCCAGCGGCGAAGGCGTGGTTATGGCCGAATTAAAAGCCAGCCAAATGGACAGAGTAAGACGCATCCTGCCTGCCTTAACGCACCGCTTACTGTAGTGGGCGTGAATGGTTTAAAAAGGTCTGTAGACACAGAGTACTCAGAGATCACGGAGATCACGGAGAAAACCAAAGATAGCTCGAGCATTTCTCTGTGATCTCTGTGTGCTCATTTATCCTCTGTGTCTACAGACCTTTTTGCCTTAAGGGGATTTCTCGCCTTCCCTGTGCCTTAAAGATAGTGTGTAATACCTTTCAATAATCTGATTCACACAAGCGACAAAACAATGACTCATTTAGAAACTGCCCGCCAAACGTTGCTGACACCATTTAATCTTGACGATGCCAAGCTCGATCAAGTGTTTGGGCAGATGCTGACGCACGATATTGATTACGCTGATCTGTATTTTCAATACAGCCGTAGCGAGGCATGGAGTCTGGACGAAGGCATTGTGAAGTCAGGTAGCTTTAATATTGATACCGGCGTTGGAGTTCGTGCTGTGTCGGGCGAGAAAACGGCTTTTGCTTATTCAGATGACATCAGCCTGACGGCGCTGACTCAAGCCGCATCCGCAACGCGGGCGATTGGTCGCCAGGGTGGGCAAAATACCGTGGCTTTAAACCGCGATATTGTTGGCCATTCGCTTTATCAGCCAGTTGATCCGCTGGCTAGCTTAGACGAGCTAGCCAAGGTGGCGTTGTTGGAAAAGCTAGAGCGTACCGCCCGCAGCTTAGATAAGCGCGTGGTGCAAGTGATGGCTAGTCTCGCTTCCGAGTTTGAAGTGGTTTATGTGGCACGTCACGATGGTCATCGGGCCGCAGATGTGCGTCCACTGTGCCGTTTGTCTATCCAAGTGATTGTGGAAGAAAACGGCCTGCGTGAGCAGGGCAGTGCAGGCGGTGGTGGCCGATTTGCTTACGGCTATTTTGATGATGCCGTGGTGCTGGATTACGCGAAAAAAGCCGTGGATCAAGCCGTGCTGAATTTACACGCCCGCCCAGCGCCTGCCGGTGAAATGACCGTAGTGTTGGGCTCGGGCTGGCCGGGTATTTTATTACACGAAGCGATTGGTCATGGTTTAGAAGGTGATTTTAACCGTAAGGGCTCTTCTGCATTCAGTGGAAAAATGGGCCAGCAGGTTGCGGCTAAGGGTGTGACTGTGGTGGATGACGGCACGATTGTTGATCGCCGTGGCTCGCTCAATATTGATGATGAAGGCAATCCAACTCAGCGCACCGTGCTGATCGAAGACGGTATTTTAAAAGGCTATTTGCAAGACAGCCTGAATGCCCGCCTGATGAATATGCCGCTGACTGGCAATGGCCGCCGCGAGAGCTTTGCCCATCTGCCTATGCCACGCATGACCAATACCCTGATGCTGGGTGGTAGCGCGGAGCCTGAAGAAATCATCGGCTCGATCAAGCGTGGCTTGTACGCGGCTAACTTTGGTGGTGGTCAGGTTGATATCACTAGTGGCAAATTTGTATTCTCTGCCGCCGAAGCATGGTGGGTAGAAGACGGCAAATTGATGTATCCGGTAAAAGGCGCAACCCTGATCGGTAACGGCCCCGATGTGCTGACGCGTGTATCGATGATCGGTAATGATATGACGCTTGATCCGGGCGTGGGCACCTGTGGCAAAGAAGGCCAGAGTGTACCCGTTGGCGTGGGCCAGCCTACCTTACGTATTGATGGTGGCCTGACGGTGGGTGGTACGGGAGGCTGACATGTTCTGCAGGGCGTAGTACACCATAATTAGCCTCTAGCCAAAACCCAAATCTTGAAACACAGAGGGCACAGAGAGCACGGAGTTTTACGGAGAAAGCCTTGCTTCCCTATGTTTTTTTTCCGTGACCCTCCGTGTTCTCCTTTTTCTCCGTGGTTTAAGATTTGGGCTTTATGTTTGGGTGGTGTTTTCGCTGTTATGTAACACTCGTCCCTCGTATTAATCAATATTCGCAGCACTCCCCTTGTTTTAAAGAGAGATATAAAGATGGTGCATTTTCAGCAGATTGCGCTGAGTAATGGTTTGTTTTTGGGTGAAATTTTATTAGCCTCCAGCAGGCTAAATGCGCAAAGCTTGCCTATGGTTTTGAAAATTCGTGAGCAAATTGAGGCTTGGCGGCATGAGCCATCGCTGGTGGCGGTGTTAGTGCGTGGAGAGGGTGAGCGGGCTTTTTGTGCGGGCGGTGATATTCGTGCGCTTTACCATGCCATGAGCAAGCCAGAATTCTTGCATGAAGGCGATGATTTTTTTCGTCATGAGTATGATCTGTGCCGGGAATTGCATCGCTATCCCAAGCCGGTGATTGCTTGGGGTAATGGCATTGTAATGGGCGGCGGCTGGGGGATTTTTGCGGCGGCCAGCCATCGAATCGTCACTGAATCCAGTGTGCTCGCTATGCCTGAAGTGAGCATTGGCCTGTTTCCCGATGTAGGGGCCAGCTTTTGGCTGCAACAGCTAGAAGGAAAAATAGGTCGTTTATTGGCACTCACGGGCAGCCGCCTGAATGCGGCAGATGCACTGGCTTTTGGCGCGGCTGAATTTGCTTTATCGGGCAACAGCTTTGAATCCTTGCTCTGTGTGCTGCAAGAGTTACCGTGGAGTGGCATTGGCGTGCGCGATGCGGAGCTGGCCTCTGGCGCATTAGCTGCGCTATCAGCGGCTTGGCCTTGCCCTTTGCCTGAATCGGTGTGGTTGCCTCTGGCGGATGAAGTGGAGGCCATCTGCGCGGGGGATGATCTGCTCGCCATTTGCGAGCGTATTCAAAATTATCAGGGCGATGCGCCTGCTTTGCGTTTGGCGGCGGAGCTGCAAGCGGCGGGCTCGCCGACTTCTATTTACTTAACGTGGGAAATGGCACTGCGGGCTCAGTCGCTTTCTTACGATGAGGTGGTGGAAATGGAATGGCTGGGCGCAAGAAATTGTTTGCGTCATGGTGATTTTCATGAGGGTGTGCGTGCTAAACTCATTGACAGAGACGATCAGCCACGGTGGTCGCCCAAAGAATTAGCCTTAGTAACATTTGCAGATATTGAATGTTTTTTTAAGCCCGCTTGAAACTTTTTTAGATAGCACCCATCTATCTGACATACACGGCAAGTCCGTGAGAATGGAGAGACACGATAATGCAATTAAATACCACAGCTTATGGCAGCTCAGCGCTGTCGACCGAGCGTAATCGCGTATTACGCAACACATACTTTATGTTGGCGCTCACCATGGTGCCAACAGCAATCGGCGCTTTCTTAGGCGTTGCGATGCAGTTCCGCATGTCGCCTTTGATCGGCTTTATTGTCTTTATGGCGATTAGCTTTGGCTCTTTCTATGCCATTGAAAAAACCAAAGAAAGCGCAGCAGGCGTGTTTATTTTGCTGGGCTACACCGGTTTTATGGGCTTGTGGCTGTCACAAATGCTGCAAATGGCTTTAAGCTTTAGCAATGGTGCTGAAATGATCGCGATGGCGGCTATTGGTACCGGGGCGA encodes the following:
- a CDS encoding carbon-nitrogen hydrolase family protein; the encoded protein is MNSLVAAAIQMVSGPEVAHNLATAARLVKEAAMAGAQLIVLPEYFAIMGKNDSDKVAVKETFGHGPIQDFLAALAKEHAVWLVGGTVPLVCPDETRVNNSCLAYSPAGECVARYDKMHLFGFDNGVECFSEANTILAGLQPVAFDTPFGRVGLSVCYDLRFPEFFRAMLPVDFIILPAAFTQTTGEAHWEVLLRARAIENQCYVIASGQGGEHITGRHTFGHSMLIDPWGKVLACQASGEGVVMAELKASQMDRVRRILPALTHRLL
- the tldD gene encoding metalloprotease TldD; translated protein: MTHLETARQTLLTPFNLDDAKLDQVFGQMLTHDIDYADLYFQYSRSEAWSLDEGIVKSGSFNIDTGVGVRAVSGEKTAFAYSDDISLTALTQAASATRAIGRQGGQNTVALNRDIVGHSLYQPVDPLASLDELAKVALLEKLERTARSLDKRVVQVMASLASEFEVVYVARHDGHRAADVRPLCRLSIQVIVEENGLREQGSAGGGGRFAYGYFDDAVVLDYAKKAVDQAVLNLHARPAPAGEMTVVLGSGWPGILLHEAIGHGLEGDFNRKGSSAFSGKMGQQVAAKGVTVVDDGTIVDRRGSLNIDDEGNPTQRTVLIEDGILKGYLQDSLNARLMNMPLTGNGRRESFAHLPMPRMTNTLMLGGSAEPEEIIGSIKRGLYAANFGGGQVDITSGKFVFSAAEAWWVEDGKLMYPVKGATLIGNGPDVLTRVSMIGNDMTLDPGVGTCGKEGQSVPVGVGQPTLRIDGGLTVGGTGG
- a CDS encoding enoyl-CoA hydratase/isomerase family protein — its product is MVHFQQIALSNGLFLGEILLASSRLNAQSLPMVLKIREQIEAWRHEPSLVAVLVRGEGERAFCAGGDIRALYHAMSKPEFLHEGDDFFRHEYDLCRELHRYPKPVIAWGNGIVMGGGWGIFAAASHRIVTESSVLAMPEVSIGLFPDVGASFWLQQLEGKIGRLLALTGSRLNAADALAFGAAEFALSGNSFESLLCVLQELPWSGIGVRDAELASGALAALSAAWPCPLPESVWLPLADEVEAICAGDDLLAICERIQNYQGDAPALRLAAELQAAGSPTSIYLTWEMALRAQSLSYDEVVEMEWLGARNCLRHGDFHEGVRAKLIDRDDQPRWSPKELALVTFADIECFFKPA
- a CDS encoding Bax inhibitor-1/YccA family protein, producing MQLNTTAYGSSALSTERNRVLRNTYFMLALTMVPTAIGAFLGVAMQFRMSPLIGFIVFMAISFGSFYAIEKTKESAAGVFILLGYTGFMGLWLSQMLQMALSFSNGAEMIAMAAIGTGAIFFTLATIATVTKRDFSFMGKFLMIGLVVIILAALANIFFQIPALSLTISAVAVMIFSGFILYDVSRIVNGGETNYVSATLSLYLNVYNLFTSLLHLIMAFTGNSRD